A part of Planococcus sp. MB-3u-03 genomic DNA contains:
- the pyc gene encoding pyruvate carboxylase, giving the protein MKEINKILVANRGEIAIRIFRACTELNLRTVAIYSQEDSGSFHRYKADESYLVGKGKKPIDAYLDIEDIIRIAKDSGVDAIHPGYGFLSENVHFARRCEEEGIVFIGPTSRHLDMFGDKVKARDQAIAAGIPVIPGTDGPVESLAEVEAFAEQAGFPLMIKASLGGGGRGMRIVKDASELASSYERAKSEAKAAFGSDEMYVEKFVDKPKHIEVQILGDAEGNVVHLYERDCSIQRRHQKVVEIAPSNSISKKLRNEICDAAVKLMKNIDYINAGTVEFLVAGDEFYFIEVNPRIQVEHTITEMVTGIDIVHAQIHIARGHMLHSETIAIPKQEDIPLFGFAIQSRVTTEDPLNDFMPDAGKLMVYRSGGGFGVRLDAGNGFQGAVISPYYDSLLVKVSTWATTFKEAAAKMDRNLQEFRIRGIKTNIPFLENVVKHQNFINGDFDTSFIDSTPELFKFPVRQDRGTKLLTYIGNVTVNGFPGIEKKKKPIHAAPRKPEIDIITEVPQGTKQILDERGPEGLTKWILEQDDVLLTDTTLRDAHQSLLATRMRSHDMFAVAKETARLQSDLFSMEMWGGATFDVSYRFLKEDPWQRLIKLREDIPNVLFQMLFRGANAVGYKNYPDNVIREFARTSAEAGIDVFRIFDSLNWIKGMEVAIDEVRNSGKVAEAAICYTGDILDPSRDKYTVQYYKDMAKELEAAGAHILAIKDMAGLLKPEAAYRLVSELKDTVSLPIHLHTHDTSGNGIYLYSKAIEAGVDIVDTALGTMAGLTSQPSANSLYYAMSGGKRKIRADIESLETMSHYWEDVRKYYSDFESGMNSPHSEIYVHEMPGGQYSNLQQQAKAVGLGMRWEEVKEMYSRVNMLFGDVVKVTPSSKVVGDMALFMVQNELDEKTVLTRGENIDFPESVIEFFEGYIGQPHGGFPKELQKVILKEREPITVRPGELLEPADFDAIRDTLFKRLERPVTSHEVLAYALYPKVFEEYSVTNQTFGDVSVLDTLTFLYGMRLSEEIEVEIEKGKTLMIKLVSIGEPQKDGTRIIYFELNGQPREISIQDMTVETDSAAKPKADPTKENHIAATMPGTVLKVVGEKGLKVKRGDHLLVTEAMKMETTVQAPFDGTIQEIYVTAGDGISTGDLLIEMESK; this is encoded by the coding sequence GCGATTTATTCGCAGGAAGACAGCGGTTCGTTTCATCGTTACAAAGCTGACGAATCGTATTTAGTCGGCAAAGGCAAAAAGCCGATCGATGCTTATTTGGACATTGAAGACATCATTCGCATCGCCAAGGACTCAGGAGTGGATGCCATTCACCCAGGGTACGGATTCTTATCCGAAAACGTGCATTTTGCGCGGCGCTGTGAAGAAGAAGGCATCGTATTCATCGGGCCGACATCCCGCCATCTCGATATGTTCGGCGATAAAGTCAAAGCCCGTGACCAGGCGATTGCTGCAGGCATCCCTGTCATTCCGGGAACGGACGGCCCTGTCGAATCATTGGCGGAAGTAGAGGCATTTGCTGAACAAGCCGGATTCCCATTGATGATCAAAGCATCACTAGGCGGTGGCGGACGCGGCATGCGCATCGTCAAAGACGCCAGTGAACTGGCATCATCTTACGAACGTGCGAAATCCGAAGCGAAAGCTGCCTTCGGTTCCGACGAAATGTATGTGGAAAAATTCGTAGACAAACCGAAACACATCGAAGTGCAGATCCTCGGCGATGCAGAAGGAAATGTCGTCCATCTGTATGAACGTGACTGCTCCATTCAGCGGCGCCACCAGAAAGTCGTGGAAATCGCCCCATCCAACTCGATCAGCAAAAAATTGCGCAACGAAATTTGCGATGCTGCCGTAAAATTAATGAAAAACATCGATTACATAAATGCCGGGACAGTTGAATTCCTGGTGGCGGGAGATGAATTTTACTTTATCGAAGTAAACCCCCGCATCCAAGTTGAACACACGATCACTGAAATGGTCACAGGCATCGATATCGTCCATGCGCAGATTCATATCGCCCGCGGGCACATGCTGCATAGTGAAACGATCGCCATCCCGAAACAAGAAGATATCCCTTTGTTCGGATTCGCGATTCAATCGCGTGTGACAACAGAAGATCCATTGAATGATTTCATGCCGGATGCCGGAAAACTGATGGTCTACCGTTCAGGCGGCGGATTTGGCGTACGCTTGGATGCCGGAAACGGTTTCCAGGGAGCGGTCATTTCCCCGTATTACGATTCATTGCTCGTTAAAGTGTCCACTTGGGCAACGACGTTCAAAGAAGCGGCAGCGAAGATGGACCGCAACTTGCAGGAATTCCGTATCCGCGGCATCAAAACGAATATCCCGTTCCTTGAAAATGTAGTAAAACATCAAAATTTCATCAATGGAGATTTTGACACGAGCTTTATCGACAGTACTCCGGAATTGTTCAAATTCCCTGTTCGCCAAGACCGTGGAACGAAATTGCTCACCTATATCGGCAATGTGACGGTCAATGGCTTCCCGGGAATCGAAAAGAAAAAGAAACCGATCCATGCAGCACCACGCAAACCGGAAATCGACATCATCACGGAAGTTCCACAAGGCACAAAACAGATCCTCGATGAGCGTGGCCCGGAAGGATTGACGAAGTGGATCCTCGAGCAAGATGACGTGCTGCTCACGGATACGACTCTTCGCGATGCCCATCAATCGCTATTGGCAACGCGCATGCGTTCACACGATATGTTTGCAGTCGCGAAAGAAACTGCTCGGCTTCAAAGTGATTTGTTCTCCATGGAAATGTGGGGAGGGGCGACCTTCGATGTGTCTTACCGTTTCTTGAAGGAAGACCCATGGCAGCGCCTCATCAAATTGCGTGAAGACATTCCGAACGTCTTGTTCCAGATGTTGTTCCGCGGAGCGAATGCAGTCGGCTATAAAAACTATCCGGATAATGTCATCCGCGAGTTTGCGCGGACATCGGCTGAAGCTGGAATCGACGTATTCCGTATTTTCGACAGCCTCAACTGGATTAAAGGGATGGAAGTTGCCATCGATGAAGTCCGCAACTCCGGCAAAGTCGCAGAAGCAGCGATTTGCTATACAGGAGACATTCTTGACCCGAGCCGCGATAAATACACGGTTCAATACTATAAGGATATGGCGAAAGAGCTCGAAGCAGCAGGCGCCCATATCCTGGCAATCAAAGACATGGCCGGCCTATTGAAGCCGGAAGCTGCGTACCGCCTCGTTTCTGAACTGAAGGATACGGTTTCCTTGCCGATCCATTTGCACACGCATGATACGAGCGGAAACGGCATCTACCTATATTCCAAAGCGATTGAAGCGGGTGTCGATATCGTTGATACGGCCCTTGGCACAATGGCAGGGCTTACATCGCAGCCAAGCGCCAACTCGCTGTATTATGCGATGAGCGGCGGCAAGCGGAAAATCAGAGCGGATATCGAGTCTCTTGAGACCATGTCCCATTATTGGGAAGATGTCCGCAAGTACTACAGTGACTTCGAAAGCGGCATGAACAGCCCGCATTCCGAGATTTATGTCCACGAAATGCCGGGCGGACAGTACAGCAACCTGCAGCAGCAGGCAAAAGCGGTCGGTCTCGGCATGCGCTGGGAAGAAGTGAAAGAAATGTATTCCCGCGTCAACATGCTGTTCGGCGATGTCGTGAAAGTTACGCCGTCATCGAAAGTCGTAGGCGACATGGCTTTGTTCATGGTCCAGAACGAATTAGATGAAAAAACAGTGCTGACACGCGGAGAGAATATCGATTTCCCTGAATCGGTCATCGAGTTCTTCGAAGGCTATATCGGCCAACCGCACGGCGGCTTCCCGAAAGAATTGCAAAAAGTGATCTTGAAAGAACGCGAGCCGATTACAGTGCGTCCGGGCGAACTGCTCGAACCTGCTGACTTCGACGCGATCCGTGATACATTGTTCAAACGCCTGGAGCGCCCAGTCACAAGCCACGAAGTGTTGGCCTATGCGCTGTACCCGAAAGTATTCGAAGAGTATAGCGTGACGAACCAGACCTTTGGGGACGTATCGGTCCTTGATACCTTGACCTTCCTCTATGGCATGCGTCTTAGCGAAGAAATCGAAGTCGAGATCGAAAAAGGCAAGACTTTGATGATCAAGCTGGTATCCATAGGCGAACCGCAAAAAGACGGTACGCGCATCATCTATTTCGAATTGAACGGTCAACCACGTGAAATCAGCATTCAGGATATGACGGTTGAAACCGATTCAGCAGCAAAACCGAAAGCCGATCCGACAAAAGAAAATCATATTGCAGCGACAATGCCTGGCACTGTCCTGAAAGTAGTCGGGGAAAAAGGGCTGAAAGTGAAGCGCGGCGATCATCTTCTTGTCACAGAAGCGATGAAGATGGAAACAACAGTTCAAGCGCCATTTGACGGTACCATCCAGGAAATTTATGTAACAGCCGGCGACGGCATTTCAACGGGCGACTTGCTCATTGAAATGGAATCAAAATAA
- a CDS encoding COX15/CtaA family protein has product MKSNIYIKIFGVLASVGMLLILLGGALVTKTDSGMGCGRNWPDCNGNLIPREITPEVLIEFSHRLVTGVVGILIVVLAVWAWRKFGHVRETKFLAFMAVFFLVLQALIGAAQVLWGQGDFILALHFGISLLSFAAVLLLTLLIFEVDRKFDADRVQIGRTLKFHTLGVALYSYVVVYTGALVRHTESSLICSDWPLCRNDQFALPSNMYEWVQMGHRFAAALIVIWIGVIALHAYRHYRDQRVIYWGWLIAFAIVLLQATSGMLVVLTKLNLAVALLHSLLISMLFGLLCYMVLLVSRSKFIKSK; this is encoded by the coding sequence TTGAAAAGCAACATTTATATAAAAATATTCGGGGTTCTTGCATCTGTCGGCATGCTGCTCATCCTCCTCGGCGGGGCTTTGGTAACCAAAACCGACAGCGGCATGGGCTGCGGTCGCAACTGGCCGGACTGCAACGGCAATTTAATTCCACGGGAAATCACCCCTGAAGTGCTGATCGAGTTCTCCCACCGCCTGGTGACGGGCGTGGTTGGAATTTTGATTGTGGTGTTAGCTGTATGGGCTTGGCGCAAGTTCGGCCATGTGCGGGAAACGAAGTTCCTTGCCTTCATGGCGGTCTTCTTCCTCGTGCTGCAAGCATTGATCGGGGCTGCTCAAGTTCTATGGGGCCAAGGCGATTTCATCCTCGCGCTTCACTTCGGGATTTCCCTGCTGTCGTTTGCCGCTGTCCTGCTGTTGACCTTGTTGATCTTTGAAGTGGATCGCAAGTTCGATGCGGACCGCGTGCAAATCGGCCGCACATTGAAATTCCACACGCTCGGCGTTGCGCTGTATTCTTATGTCGTCGTCTACACCGGCGCTCTTGTTCGCCATACGGAATCAAGCCTGATCTGCTCCGATTGGCCGTTGTGCCGAAACGATCAGTTTGCGTTGCCAAGCAATATGTATGAATGGGTCCAAATGGGCCACCGCTTCGCAGCTGCGCTCATCGTTATCTGGATCGGCGTTATCGCGCTGCATGCGTATCGCCATTACCGCGACCAGCGGGTCATCTATTGGGGCTGGCTCATCGCCTTTGCAATCGTGCTTCTCCAAGCCACGTCCGGAATGCTCGTGGTCTTGACGAAGTTGAATCTGGCGGTTGCCTTGCTCCACTCCTTGCTTATCTCGATGCTTTTCGGATTGTTATGTTATATGGTCCTTCTCGTATCCAGAAGCAAGTTCATCAAATCCAAATAA